The stretch of DNA AGTTAGTCCCGTACGTTCGCAATAAGGGATGCCTGCTCCGGAACGGAGCAGGTCGCAGTGACTCGGAGGCTCGGACTGTCTAGTAACAACATAGGTGACTGCAAATCCGCAAGGACTCGTACAGTCACTGAATCCTGCCCAGTGCGGGTATCTGAACACCTCGTACAAGAGGACGAAGGACCCGTCAACGGCGGGGGTAACTATGACCCTCTTAAGGTAGCGTAGTACCTTGCCGCATCAGTAGCGGCTTGCATGAATGGATTAACCAGAGCCTCACTGTCCCAACGTTGGGCCCGGTGAACTGTACATTCCAGTGCGGAGTCTGGAGACACCCAGGGGGAAGCGAAGACCCTATGGAGCTTTACTGCAGGCTGTCGCTGGGACGTGGTCGCCGATGTGCAGCATAGGTAGGAGCCATTACACAGGTACCCGCGCTAGCGGGCCACCGAGGCATCAGTGAAATACTACCCGTCGGTGACTGCGACCCTCACTCCGGGAGGAGGACACCGATAGCCGGGCAGTTTGACTGGGGCGGTACGCGCTCGAAAAGATATCGAGCGCGCCCCAAGATCGTCTCAGCCGGGACAGAGACCCGGCGAAGAGTGCAAGAGCAAAAGACGATTTGACAGTGTTCTTCCCAACGAGGAACGCTGACGCGAAAGCGTGGTCTAGCGAACCAATTGGCCTGCTTGATGCGGGCAATTGATGACAGAAAAGCTACCCTAGGGATAACAGAGTCGTCACGCGCAAGAGCACATATCGACCGCGTGGCTTGCTACCTCGATGTCGGTTCCCCTCCATCCTGCCCGTGCAGAAGCGGGCAAGGGTGAGGTTGTTCGCCTATTAAAGGAGGTCGTGAGCTGGGTTTAGACCGTCGTGAGACAGGTCGGCTGCTATCTACTGGGTGTGTCATGGTATCTGACGGGAACAATCGTATAGTACGAGAGGAACTACGATTGGTCGCCACTGGTGTACCGGTTGTTCGAGAGAGCACCGCCGGGCAGCCACGCGACACGGGGTAAGAGCTGAACGCATCTAAGCTCGAAACCCACCTGGAAAAGAGATACCGCCGAGAGCCCTCCTACAAGAGGAGGTCGATAGACTCGGGGTGTACGCGTCGAGGTAACGAGACGTTGAGCCCGCGAGCACTAACCGCTCGAAGCCACAATCATACGCACTGTGACTCGTCATCTTCACCGACGAACCTCGTCGGACTGCACGAGTCCAGGCGCAATCTGGATCGCACGTACGGACGGTTCGAACGACCACCGAGATCGGTGTATCACGGTTCGACTCCGTGACTCGGCGTTAGGCGGCCACAGCGGCGGGGTTGCCTCCCGTACCCATCCCGAACACGGAAGATAAGCCCGCCAGCGTTCCGGCAAGTACTGGAGTGCGCGAGCCTCTGGGACCGCCGGTTCGCCGCCACCACTCATACTCACCACAGCCCGCAGGGGAGCGACCCCCGCGGGCTATTTACATATCTTGCGCGGAGAGGCATCACCGGCCCCTTCACGTGATCGCCGGTGGGGGTACCGCGCAGCCGAGGCTGGGCGAATCCGCTAGCCTTAAGCGGTCCACGCGGATAGTGAGAGGTGCGCCAAGGTGGCAGAGTCCGGCCTAACGCAGCGGCCTGCAGAGCCGCCTACCGCCGGTTCAAATCCGGCCCTTGGCTCTCTCTGTCGTCACTCTCGGTCGGGTTCCTGAGCGAGTGCACGGTCACGGAGTTCCCGACACCGGTCCCCCTCCACTTCGAGTTCGGGGACCGGCGTGGGTTTGCCGTCGTCGACCGCGACGAAGGTGGCGAAGGCGCTGGTGGTCTGTTCGGTCTGGCCGGTTTTCGGATCCTCGCGGGCCACTTCGATGTGGACGCGCACGCTGGTTCGGCCGGTGGCGTAGGCGTACGACTCGACGAGAGCGGTGTCGCCGATGGGGATGGGGCGCTCGAAGTCCACGCGGGACATCTGGGCCGTGACGCAGGCCTCCTGTGCGGCTCGCATCGCCGACATCGCGCCGACCTCGTCCATCCACTTCATCACGATGCCGCCGTGGGCGGTCTCGTAGTTGTTGGCGTGGGTCGGTTGGACGCGCTCGCGGTTCTCGATGTACGTGTCTGCGATGTTTGGCACAGTCCGGCATTCCACGGGTGGAGGGAAAACTGTGTGGTCGGCGGGGGCGACTGGCGCGTCAACACCGGGCGTCGTGCAGCGATGGTTCCCGTGGCCCCGTCTATGCCGTGGTCCGACTCGGGAGCGACCGCAAGTCACGGCCGACGACTCGGTATCCAATTATTTTTCATAAAGATATTAGTTCCGTGCGCTCCCGTCGGATCGTGCTATGTCTCAGCACACTAGGCGGACGTTCCTCACGACGACGGGTACCGTCCTCGGTGGTATCGCGGTCGGATCGACGGTCACGGCGGCGACGCGGACGGAGCGGTTCATCGTGCGGACACGGGAGAGGCGGACGCCGTCGGCGGTCGAGGTCGTCCACGAGATGCCCGGGGTCGACGTGGCGGTGGTACGCGGGTCGGAGTCGGCAGTCGCGGAGTCGGCGGCGGTCGAGGCGTACGCGCCGGACGTGGAGGTGGACGTAGACCTGCCGGCCCCGAGTGACGCCGCCCCGACCGTCGAGGAGACGTCGGTGGGTGACGAGCCCGGGTACGGCCTGCAGTGGGACAAGCAGGATCTCGACGTCGCCGACGCCCACCGAGTCACGGAGGGCGAGGGGTCGAGGGTCACGGTCATCGACACGGGCGTGGCCGCGGGCCACCCCGACCTGACGGTCAACGAGGAGCTGTCCCGGAACTTCACCGGCGACGGGTTCGGGGCCGCCACACCCGCAGGCGGGTACCACGGCACTCACGTCGCCGGTATCGTCGGTGCCAGCGACGACGGGGGCGGCGTGATCGGCACCGCGCCCGCGACGGAGCTGGTCGACTGCCGTGTCTTCTCGCCGGCGTCGTCGGCGTCGTTCGGGGACATCCTCGCGGCGGTCGTCTACAGCGCTGCGATCGGGGCCGACGCGGCGAACCTCTCGCTCGGGGCATACCCGGTCCCGCGACGGGGGTTCGGGAGCTTCTACGGGAAGGTGCTCAACAGCGTGATGACGTACGCGAACAGCCGGGGGACGCTGCTGGTCGCCGCCGCCGGCAACGACGGTGCCGATCTCCAGCACGACGGGAACGTCGTCAGCCTCCCGAACGAGGGCGCACAGGGGTTCAGCGTCGCCGCGACCGGCCCAATCGGGTTCGGATGGGACGCCGCCGACGAGTCGCCACCACAGAGCCCGGCGTTCTACACCAACTACGGGACGAACGCGGTCGACCTCGCTGCACCGGGCGGTGACGCCCACCTCGGCGCGATCGGGAGTGGTGTCCCGTACTATCTCGACCTCGTGTTCAACACCATCGCAGAGCCGATCTACGAGACCGACGAGGACGGGGACGTAACCGGTATCGATGACGTCGAGTACACCTACTCGTGGCTCGCGGGCACCTCGATGGCGGCCCCGCAGGTCGCGGGCGCGGTCGCACTGCTCAGGAGTGAGTACCCCGATCTGAACGCCAATCAGGTGGCGTCGCGGCTGCGACGGGTCGCCGAGGTCCCGGACGGGTACGACAAGTCCTACTACGGGGCGGGCTACCTGAACGTCGTCGACGCGCTGTAGCGGGCGAGGCGAAAAGCCATTATTCGGGCCGCTGTCAGGGGGCGTATGCGCATCGCCGTCCCCAACAAGGGCCGCCTGCACGACCCGAGCGTCGAACTCCTCGAACGGGCCGGCCTCCACCTCGTCGACGGGGCCGACCGCCAGCTGTACGCCCAGACGGTCGACCCCGACGTGACCGTCCTCTACGCCCGCGCCGCCGACATCCCGGAGTACGTCGCCGACGGCGCGGCCGACGTCGGGATCACCGGCCTCGACCAGGTCCGGGAGGCCGGGGTCGACCTCGTGGATCTGCGGGATCTGGACTTCGGCCGCTGTCGGCTGGTACTGGCCGCCCCCGAGGCCGACGGCGTCGAGTCCGTCGCGGCCTTCGACGGGGGCCGGGTCGCCACGGAGTTCCCGAACGTCACCCGGCGGTTCTTCGACGAGCAGGGGGTCGACGTCGACATCACGGAGGTCTCCGGCGCGACGGAACTGACGCCCCACGTGGACATCGCGGACGGCATCGTCGACATCACCTCGACCGGGACGACCCTGCGGATGAACCGCCTCGAGGTCGTCGCCGAGGTCCTCCAGAGCTCCGTCCACCTGTTCGCCCGCGCGGACACCGCCGACGACGAGAAGGTCGACCAGATCGACACGGCGCTGGGATCGGTCCTGTCGGCGGACGACAAGCGCTACCTGATGATGAACGTCCCCGAGGACGCCTTGGACGACGTGAAGGACGTCCTCCCGGGGATGGGCGGGCCGACCGTGATGGACATCGCCGGTGCCGACGACGTGGCCGTCCACGCGGTCGTCGAGGAGAGCGAGGTCTTCGAGACGATCAACGATCTCAAGGGCGTCGGCGCGTCGGACGTGCTGGTGACCGAGATCGAGCGGCTCGTAGAGTGAGCGCTCAGAAGACGTCGGCGGTCCCGTCCTTCCGGGGTTCGGTCGCGCCCGACAGCGTCCCATCCGTCCACCGGGCGATCTGTGCACCGCCGAACCGCGGGGGCAGGTCCACGCCCACGTCGTGGCCCCGCCGGACCAGCTTCGAGGTGACGTCGGCGTCGAAGCGAGCCTCGACGGCCAGCGTCCCGTCCTCGCGGTAGCGCCACCGCGGTTCGTCCAGCGCCGCCTGCAGCGGCAGGTCCCGGTCCAGCAGGTGCGAGAGCACCTGGACGTGGCCCTGCGGTTGCATGTAGCCACCCATCACGCCGAAGGCCGCCCAGTCGTCCTCGCCGAAGCGGGCCAGGCCGGGGATGAGCGTGTGGAAGGGGCGCTTGCCGGGTTCGACGCGGTTGGGGTGGGCGGCGTCGAGTTCGAACGAAGCCCCGCGGTTCTGGAGCGTGAGGCCGGTCGAGCCGGCCGCGAGGCCGCTCCCGAAGCCCATAAACAGGGAGTTGATGAACGAGACGACGTTGCCCTCGCCGTCGGCGACGGTCAGCAGGACCGTGTCGGCGTCCTCGGCGGCGGAGTCGAGCATCCCGACCTCGGGGTCGTCGATGGCCTCCGGGCCGACCTCCTCGGCGCGCTCGGCGGCCCACTCCTTCGATTCGAGCGGCGGCACGTCCTCGTACTCGGGGTCGGTGATGTAGTGGTGGCCGTCGGTGAAGGCCAGTTTCGTCGCCTCCGCGAGCAGGTGGGTCCGCTCGACGTCGTCCTCGGCGTCGGGGACGCCGACCGCCTCGGCGACGTTCAGGGCCTCCAGGGCGATGAGGCCCTGGTTGTTCGGCGGCAGCTCGTACACCTCCGCCCCGTCGTAGGTCGTCGAGACGGGGTCGGGGAACTCCACCTCGAAGCCGGCGAGGTCGCCGTGGTCCAGCAGACCCCCGGCGTCCTGCACCGTCGCGACGATCTCGTCGGCGATCGCCCCCTCGTAGAACGGGTCGGCCCCCGCCTCGGCCAGCGTCGCTAGGGTGTCGCCCAGCTGGGGCAGGGCCATCCGCTCGCCCACCTCGGGGGCACGCTCGCCGTCGACGAGGTACTGCTCGCGGGCGGCGTCGTTGCGCAGGGTCGGCTCGCAGGCCGCCCACGCCGACGCGATGACCTCGCTGACGGGGAACCCCTCTCTCGCGTAGTGGATGGCGTCGGCCAGCACCCGTTCCAGCGAGAGGTCCCCGAACCGCTCGACGGTGGCCTCCCAGCCCCGGGGCGCGCCGGGGACGGTGACGGCGAGGGGGCCGCGCTCGGGCATCTCGGCCGCCGCCGGGTCGACGCCCTCGCGCTCGGCGACGGCCTCTCGCATCCGTTCCAGCGTCGCGGCCTCGGGCGCGCCCCCGCAGGCCCGCATCGCGCCCACGTCGCCGTCCGCGGTCCGGTACATCGCGAAGGCGTCCCCGCCCAGGCCCGTACTCATCGGTTCGACGACGTTCAGCGCCGCCGCGGTCGCCACCGCGGCGTCGAAGGCGTTGCCCCCGTCGCGGAGCACGTCGACGCCCGCTTGGGCGGCGAGCGGCTGGCTGGTCGCGACGACGCCGCGGGTCCCGTAGGCCGTCGAACGCCGGGAACTGAATCGGTCCAGGTTCGGTGTCCCGTCCATACGTTCCCGTCCGGCGGGTGTCGGTGAAAACCCTTCCGCCGCCGGCAGAGCCGGCGTCCGGGCCGTCGCGGTCGTCGACCACTCGCCCTACTCGTCCAGCCGCCACAGCGCCACCGCGAAGCCGACGCCGAGCAGGGGGAAGACGGCGAGGCCGAGGAAGGCACCGTCGGGCCCCGCCGCCGAGAGCAGGATCCCCGAGACGGCGGCCCCGGCGGCCCCGACGCCGAAGTTCGTCAGGTAGGTGTACCCGTAGGAGAGCCCCCGGTCGCCGGGCGGGCTGTACTCGGCGATGGTCGCCTGATAGATGGGCTGGAGGGTGAACAGGAGGAAGCCGAGCACCGCGCTGGCGGCCAGTAGCGGGCCGACCCCGGCCTCGGCGGCGGGGACGAACAGCACCGAGATGGCTGCGAGGCCGCCGAACACCGCCGTCAGTCCCACGGGCGTCCGGATGCGGTCGGTGAGCTTCCCGCCGACGTACTGGCCGCCGATCCCGACCGCGAGCAGACCGACGTAGAGGTAGTAGGCCACGTCGAACTCCTGGGCCAGCCGGCTGTCGGCGGCGAACAGTCGGACGTACTCGGAGACCGGGGGGAGGAAGCCGCCGAGCACTTCCGGGAGGAAGGTGGTCGCCCCGCGGTAGAACAGCCCGTTCATCATCACGACCAGCATCGCGACGGTGAAGCCGGTCGTGAACAGCCCGCGGCTGTCGGCGAGGAACTCCCGGACGGAGCTCGGCGGTCCCGACTCGTCGACCTCGCCCCCGTCCGTGCTGACGGCGGCGGTCTCGTCGAACTCCACGGAGAGGGCGTAGGCGACGGCGGCGGCCGCCGGGAGGACGAGCAGGGCCGCGACCACGCGCCAGTCGAACGCCAGCAGGAGCAGGGCGGTCACGAGCGGCCCGCCGGCGATGCCGGCGTTGCCGGCCATCCCGTGGTAGGCGAAGCCGGTGCCCCGCTCCTCGACGCCGGTCGAGATGAGCGCGAGTCCGGCGGGGTGGTAGACGCTGGCCCAGAGGCCCCACAGCGCCAGTGCGAGCGTGAGCGTGGGGATGCCGGGCGCGACGCTCAGAAGCAGGAAGGACGCCCCCATCCCGACCAGACAGGCGGTGACGACCCGGTTCGCCCCGTAGCGGTCGGCCAGCATCCCGCCCGGGAGCGCCCCCGCGCCGAACAGCGCGAAGCCGACGGCGGTGACGGTCCCCAACAGCGCCGTCGTCACCGGGAACTCGGTGAGCCAGACGGTGACGAAGATCGGGATGGACAGTTCGTACGTGTGGACGAGCGCGTGTGCGACACCGGTGAAGGAGACGATGGCGCGGTCGTTGGCCTTCATGTTGGTCCGAAGATGTTGAACAGAGCTATTCCCAGCACCGATGCGAACGCGAAGTGCAACAGCACCAGTGGGGCGGTCGAGCGCGTCGAGAGACGGTACGTGTAGCTGATGGCGATACCGTCGGCGACGAGCGTCACCAGGAGGAGGACGGCGACCCCGAGGCTGGGGCTGACGGGGCCGACGCCGGTGGTCCCCCAGCGCTGGAGCAGAATGGAGACGACGGCCGGGACCAGCGCCGCCTTCGCGGCCAGCTGGCTGGGCGTGTCACCGATGAAAAACGTCGCCGCGAGGTGGAGCGTGACGGCGTAGAAGAGCCACGCGACTAACAGCGTGACGGCGACGGCGAGGAGCCCCCCGCCCGTCAGACTCGGCGACGCGGCCTGGAGCATAGCGGCCGTAGCGGCCGACGGCGCTTGGGCGTTGCGTTACCGGTCGAACGGGGCTCAGTCCAGCAGGCCCAGCTCCTCGAGCCGGGAGACGATCTTGTCGACGGCCTCCTCGGCGTCCTCGGGCTTCTTGCCGCCGGTGATGACGAGCTTCCCGGAGCCGAACAGCAGGGCCACCACGTCGGGTTCGTCGAGGCGGTAGACC from Haloarcula litorea encodes:
- the hisG gene encoding ATP phosphoribosyltransferase; protein product: MRIAVPNKGRLHDPSVELLERAGLHLVDGADRQLYAQTVDPDVTVLYARAADIPEYVADGAADVGITGLDQVREAGVDLVDLRDLDFGRCRLVLAAPEADGVESVAAFDGGRVATEFPNVTRRFFDEQGVDVDITEVSGATELTPHVDIADGIVDITSTGTTLRMNRLEVVAEVLQSSVHLFARADTADDEKVDQIDTALGSVLSADDKRYLMMNVPEDALDDVKDVLPGMGGPTVMDIAGADDVAVHAVVEESEVFETINDLKGVGASDVLVTEIERLVE
- a CDS encoding acyl-CoA thioesterase, coding for MPNIADTYIENRERVQPTHANNYETAHGGIVMKWMDEVGAMSAMRAAQEACVTAQMSRVDFERPIPIGDTALVESYAYATGRTSVRVHIEVAREDPKTGQTEQTTSAFATFVAVDDGKPTPVPELEVEGDRCRELRDRALAQEPDRE
- a CDS encoding gamma-glutamyltransferase family protein produces the protein MDGTPNLDRFSSRRSTAYGTRGVVATSQPLAAQAGVDVLRDGGNAFDAAVATAAALNVVEPMSTGLGGDAFAMYRTADGDVGAMRACGGAPEAATLERMREAVAEREGVDPAAAEMPERGPLAVTVPGAPRGWEATVERFGDLSLERVLADAIHYAREGFPVSEVIASAWAACEPTLRNDAAREQYLVDGERAPEVGERMALPQLGDTLATLAEAGADPFYEGAIADEIVATVQDAGGLLDHGDLAGFEVEFPDPVSTTYDGAEVYELPPNNQGLIALEALNVAEAVGVPDAEDDVERTHLLAEATKLAFTDGHHYITDPEYEDVPPLESKEWAAERAEEVGPEAIDDPEVGMLDSAAEDADTVLLTVADGEGNVVSFINSLFMGFGSGLAAGSTGLTLQNRGASFELDAAHPNRVEPGKRPFHTLIPGLARFGEDDWAAFGVMGGYMQPQGHVQVLSHLLDRDLPLQAALDEPRWRYREDGTLAVEARFDADVTSKLVRRGHDVGVDLPPRFGGAQIARWTDGTLSGATEPRKDGTADVF
- a CDS encoding S8 family peptidase, with the translated sequence MSQHTRRTFLTTTGTVLGGIAVGSTVTAATRTERFIVRTRERRTPSAVEVVHEMPGVDVAVVRGSESAVAESAAVEAYAPDVEVDVDLPAPSDAAPTVEETSVGDEPGYGLQWDKQDLDVADAHRVTEGEGSRVTVIDTGVAAGHPDLTVNEELSRNFTGDGFGAATPAGGYHGTHVAGIVGASDDGGGVIGTAPATELVDCRVFSPASSASFGDILAAVVYSAAIGADAANLSLGAYPVPRRGFGSFYGKVLNSVMTYANSRGTLLVAAAGNDGADLQHDGNVVSLPNEGAQGFSVAATGPIGFGWDAADESPPQSPAFYTNYGTNAVDLAAPGGDAHLGAIGSGVPYYLDLVFNTIAEPIYETDEDGDVTGIDDVEYTYSWLAGTSMAAPQVAGAVALLRSEYPDLNANQVASRLRRVAEVPDGYDKSYYGAGYLNVVDAL
- a CDS encoding MFS transporter; its protein translation is MKANDRAIVSFTGVAHALVHTYELSIPIFVTVWLTEFPVTTALLGTVTAVGFALFGAGALPGGMLADRYGANRVVTACLVGMGASFLLLSVAPGIPTLTLALALWGLWASVYHPAGLALISTGVEERGTGFAYHGMAGNAGIAGGPLVTALLLLAFDWRVVAALLVLPAAAAVAYALSVEFDETAAVSTDGGEVDESGPPSSVREFLADSRGLFTTGFTVAMLVVMMNGLFYRGATTFLPEVLGGFLPPVSEYVRLFAADSRLAQEFDVAYYLYVGLLAVGIGGQYVGGKLTDRIRTPVGLTAVFGGLAAISVLFVPAAEAGVGPLLAASAVLGFLLFTLQPIYQATIAEYSPPGDRGLSYGYTYLTNFGVGAAGAAVSGILLSAAGPDGAFLGLAVFPLLGVGFAVALWRLDE
- a CDS encoding DUF7473 family protein, with translation MLQAASPSLTGGGLLAVAVTLLVAWLFYAVTLHLAATFFIGDTPSQLAAKAALVPAVVSILLQRWGTTGVGPVSPSLGVAVLLLVTLVADGIAISYTYRLSTRSTAPLVLLHFAFASVLGIALFNIFGPT